From Leptotrichia wadei, one genomic window encodes:
- a CDS encoding TRM11 family SAM-dependent methyltransferase — protein sequence MVKKIKKWEPEEFELEMNTVWSFPDRGKWATHDAKYRGNWSPYIPRNLLLRYSHEGDLVLDQFVGGGTTLVEAKLLNRNIIGVDVNNESLNRCREKCNFEYENSGEVYFYEGDARNLSFIPDENIDFICTHPPYANIIKYSENIENDLSQLKVKDFLIEMEKVALESYRVLKKDKFCAILMGDTRQKGHIVPMSFEVMKIFEKAGFRTKEIIIKEQHNCRATGFWKTNSVKYNFLLIAHEYLFVFKK from the coding sequence ATGGTAAAAAAAATAAAAAAATGGGAACCTGAAGAATTTGAGCTTGAAATGAATACGGTGTGGAGCTTTCCAGATAGAGGGAAATGGGCAACTCATGATGCAAAATATCGTGGTAACTGGTCTCCTTATATTCCAAGAAATCTTTTGTTAAGATATTCGCATGAAGGTGATTTAGTTTTAGATCAATTTGTAGGTGGAGGTACTACATTGGTTGAAGCAAAACTGCTAAATAGAAATATAATAGGGGTTGATGTTAATAATGAATCTCTTAATAGATGTAGAGAAAAGTGTAATTTTGAATATGAAAATTCTGGGGAAGTATACTTTTATGAAGGTGATGCAAGAAACTTAAGTTTTATTCCTGATGAAAACATTGATTTTATATGTACTCATCCGCCTTATGCAAATATTATTAAATATAGTGAAAATATAGAAAATGATTTATCACAGTTAAAAGTAAAAGATTTTTTGATTGAGATGGAAAAAGTTGCTTTGGAAAGTTATAGAGTGTTGAAAAAAGATAAGTTTTGTGCTATTTTGATGGGAGATACAAGACAAAAAGGTCATATAGTACCTATGAGTTTTGAAGTTATGAAAATTTTTGAAAAAGCAGGATTTAGGACAAAAGAAATAATAATAAAAGAACAGCATAATTGTAGAGCAACAGGATTTTGGAAAACAAATAGTGTAAAATATAATTTTTTATTGATTGCACATGAATATTTATTTGTGTTCAAAAAATAA
- the priA gene encoding replication restart helicase PriA: MYYYEIYVENNRGIYTYKSEEKYEIGQWCIVNFINRDKMGLVIAITEESKIQFDVSKIKRIKAAAPVLSIPNDIMQLIKWIRSYYISDYYNVIKAVYPGALKLNYSKRAIYQRDFLENECLIGEDNSENSLEEVKKFNEYMKKRKEVTVATLKKNFSGEIVEKAISEKVISVEKKVILNSKISKVEKKKSEIIEKEIILNDEQQKAVDTIKNSENQIFLLKGITGSGKTEIYINLIKEALKQGFGSIFLVPEISLTVQMIQRLEEEFCNEVAILHSKLTDKEKREEWTFIRNGEKKIVIGARSAIFAPVQNLKYIIVDEEHENTYKQENNPRYHVKNVAIKRAFLKNENLKKDDDPKKNKELGKNEELRENVGLKKEEIAKNKKIKVILGSATPSFETYYQAQQGDIELVELTKRYKNAKLPKFEIVDLNETVENFSEKLLDKISQTLQKNEQVILILNRKAFSNLLKCKDCGNIPTCPNCSISLNYYKYDNRLKCHYCGYEKRFNNTCDECGGHKMRQIGAGTEKIEEELAGLFPSARIVRVDSESIKTKQNYEKVYNDFKNHKYDIMLGTQIIAKGLHFSNVTLVGVINADIILNFPDFRASEKTFQLLTQASGRAGRGEKDGEVIIQTFNKENDVIKKTIESDYEGYYKNEMIMRKMLNYPPFGRIVILVISAAEENLVKEKAQILREEIIRNVNTVMELTSNDFISDAFKSPIYKINGKYRYQIFFKFERGKILKIKKIIKKCVGKFRETEKKVRVTIDVDPVNMM; the protein is encoded by the coding sequence ATGTATTATTATGAAATTTATGTGGAAAATAACAGGGGAATATACACGTATAAATCTGAAGAAAAATATGAAATTGGGCAATGGTGCATTGTTAATTTTATAAATAGGGATAAAATGGGACTTGTGATAGCAATAACTGAAGAAAGCAAAATTCAGTTTGATGTTTCTAAAATAAAAAGAATTAAGGCTGCAGCTCCTGTTTTATCCATTCCAAATGATATTATGCAACTTATAAAATGGATTAGAAGTTATTATATAAGTGATTATTACAATGTTATAAAGGCAGTTTATCCAGGGGCATTGAAGTTAAATTATTCTAAAAGGGCTATTTATCAAAGGGATTTTTTAGAAAACGAATGTTTGATTGGAGAAGATAATTCAGAAAATAGTCTAGAAGAAGTAAAAAAGTTTAACGAATATATGAAAAAGCGGAAGGAAGTCACAGTTGCGACTTTGAAGAAGAATTTTTCTGGTGAAATTGTGGAAAAGGCGATAAGTGAAAAGGTTATTTCTGTTGAAAAGAAAGTGATTTTAAATTCTAAAATTTCAAAAGTGGAAAAGAAAAAAAGTGAAATTATAGAAAAGGAAATTATTTTAAATGATGAGCAGCAGAAGGCTGTGGATACAATAAAAAATAGTGAAAATCAGATTTTTCTGCTAAAGGGAATAACTGGTTCAGGGAAAACTGAAATTTACATTAACCTGATAAAGGAAGCCTTGAAGCAAGGGTTTGGAAGTATTTTTCTAGTTCCGGAAATTTCCCTTACAGTTCAGATGATACAGAGGCTGGAAGAGGAATTTTGCAATGAAGTGGCTATTCTCCACAGTAAACTTACGGATAAGGAAAAGCGGGAAGAGTGGACATTTATACGGAATGGGGAAAAGAAGATAGTAATTGGGGCAAGATCGGCGATTTTTGCTCCAGTTCAGAATTTAAAGTATATCATTGTGGATGAGGAGCACGAAAATACTTATAAGCAGGAGAATAATCCACGTTATCATGTAAAAAATGTGGCAATAAAAAGGGCATTTTTGAAAAATGAAAACTTGAAAAAAGATGATGATCCAAAAAAAAATAAAGAATTAGGAAAAAATGAGGAATTAAGAGAAAATGTAGGTTTAAAAAAGGAAGAAATTGCAAAAAATAAAAAAATAAAAGTGATTTTAGGTTCGGCAACTCCTTCATTTGAAACGTATTATCAGGCACAGCAAGGAGATATTGAATTAGTCGAACTTACGAAAAGGTATAAAAATGCAAAATTGCCAAAGTTTGAAATTGTCGACTTGAATGAAACTGTGGAAAATTTTTCTGAAAAATTATTGGATAAAATTTCACAGACTTTGCAAAAAAATGAGCAGGTTATACTAATTTTAAATAGAAAAGCATTTTCAAATTTATTAAAATGTAAAGACTGCGGAAATATTCCAACTTGTCCAAATTGCAGTATTTCCCTGAATTACTATAAATATGACAATCGGCTAAAATGCCATTATTGCGGTTATGAAAAGCGGTTTAACAATACGTGTGATGAATGTGGCGGACATAAGATGAGGCAAATTGGGGCTGGAACGGAAAAAATCGAGGAAGAGCTGGCAGGATTATTTCCATCAGCTAGAATTGTGAGAGTGGATTCGGAGAGTATAAAAACTAAGCAAAATTATGAAAAAGTCTATAATGACTTTAAAAATCACAAATACGATATAATGCTTGGAACACAGATTATTGCAAAAGGCCTGCATTTTTCAAATGTAACATTAGTTGGAGTAATTAATGCTGATATAATCTTGAATTTTCCAGATTTCAGGGCCTCAGAAAAGACTTTTCAGTTGCTGACACAGGCTTCTGGGCGTGCGGGACGTGGAGAAAAGGATGGGGAAGTGATTATTCAGACTTTTAATAAAGAAAATGACGTAATAAAAAAAACAATTGAAAGTGACTATGAAGGATATTATAAAAATGAGATGATTATGAGAAAAATGCTGAATTATCCACCTTTTGGAAGAATAGTGATATTAGTAATTTCAGCGGCAGAAGAAAATTTAGTAAAGGAAAAAGCTCAAATTTTGCGGGAAGAAATTATTAGAAATGTAAATACAGTTATGGAATTGACTTCAAATGATTTTATATCAGATGCTTTTAAATCGCCAATTTACAAGATAAATGGAAAGTATAGATATCAGATATTTTTTAAATTTGAAAGGGGAAAAATTTTAAAAATAAAAAAAATCATAAAAAAATGTGTTGGTAAATTTCGGGAAACGGAAAAGAAAGTTAGGGTAACAATTGATGTGGATCCTGTAAATATGATGTAA
- the gatA gene encoding Asp-tRNA(Asn)/Glu-tRNA(Gln) amidotransferase subunit GatA, with the protein MSLYKKTASEIAEMIKNKEITSEEVTKSFLDRIEKTEEKIGAFSNVFPEKALDEAKKYDSENNEEARKNYDNELLFGVPVALKDNIVSKGDLTTAASKILKNYVGVYDATVVEKLKKAGTPIIGKANMDEFAMGSSNENSSIKSVSNPWDLTRVPGGSSGGSAAMVAAGQAPIALGSDTGGSIRQPACLTGTVGIKPTYGRVSRYGLMAFGSSLDQIGALAKSTEDLARLLQIIAGYDEKDATSVNVEVPNYLESLNNDLKGLKIGIPKEYFAEGLDENIKKVIMDSVEKLKELGAEIKEVSLPYSKYAISTYYIISSAEAASNLSRYDGVRYGVRESNEDVEKMYVKSRTKGFGDEVKRRIMIGNYVLSSGFYDAYYKKASQVRRLIRDDFSKALKEVDVLLTPVSPTTAFKKGEKNTDPVQMYLADIYTVSVNMAGLPAISVPAGFVDGLPVGIQLIGNYFREDLLFNISHKFEGVRGEIEYPEF; encoded by the coding sequence ATGAGTTTATACAAAAAAACGGCTAGTGAAATAGCTGAAATGATAAAAAATAAAGAGATTACTTCTGAAGAAGTGACAAAATCTTTTTTGGATAGAATTGAGAAAACTGAAGAAAAAATAGGAGCATTTTCTAATGTGTTTCCTGAAAAGGCTTTAGATGAGGCAAAAAAATATGATTCTGAAAATAATGAAGAAGCTAGAAAAAATTATGATAATGAGTTGTTGTTTGGAGTGCCTGTGGCTTTGAAGGATAATATTGTATCAAAAGGAGATTTGACTACGGCTGCATCAAAAATTCTTAAAAATTATGTGGGAGTTTATGATGCGACAGTTGTGGAAAAATTGAAAAAGGCTGGGACACCGATAATTGGGAAGGCTAATATGGATGAGTTTGCGATGGGGTCTTCAAATGAGAATTCATCGATAAAATCGGTTTCTAATCCGTGGGATTTGACAAGAGTTCCTGGTGGAAGCAGTGGAGGTTCGGCAGCGATGGTTGCAGCGGGACAAGCACCGATTGCACTTGGTTCAGATACTGGTGGAAGTATTAGACAACCTGCTTGTTTGACTGGAACTGTTGGGATTAAGCCAACTTATGGAAGAGTTTCAAGATACGGACTTATGGCGTTTGGATCTTCGCTTGATCAAATTGGAGCTTTGGCAAAATCGACTGAGGATTTGGCTAGACTTTTGCAAATAATTGCGGGATATGATGAAAAAGATGCGACAAGTGTAAATGTGGAAGTTCCTAACTATTTGGAAAGTTTGAATAATGATTTGAAAGGCTTGAAAATTGGGATTCCAAAAGAATATTTTGCAGAAGGATTAGATGAAAATATTAAAAAAGTGATAATGGATTCGGTGGAAAAATTGAAGGAATTAGGTGCTGAAATTAAAGAAGTATCACTTCCATATTCAAAATATGCGATTTCTACTTATTACATAATTTCATCGGCTGAAGCTGCTTCAAACTTGTCAAGATACGACGGAGTAAGATATGGTGTGAGAGAAAGCAATGAAGATGTGGAAAAAATGTATGTCAAATCAAGAACAAAAGGTTTTGGAGATGAAGTAAAAAGAAGAATTATGATTGGAAACTATGTGTTAAGTTCTGGATTCTACGATGCTTATTACAAAAAGGCTTCGCAAGTTAGAAGACTTATTAGAGACGATTTTTCAAAAGCATTAAAAGAAGTAGATGTTTTATTAACACCAGTTTCTCCAACAACAGCATTCAAAAAAGGAGAAAAAAACACAGATCCAGTACAAATGTATTTAGCAGACATTTACACAGTTTCAGTAAACATGGCTGGACTTCCTGCAATTTCAGTACCTGCGGGATTTGTTGACGGATTGCCAGTTGGAATTCAATTAATTGGAAATTATTTTAGAGAGGATTTATTGTTTAATATTTCTCATAAATTTGAAGGTGTTCGTGGGGAAATTGAATATCCTGAGTTTTAA
- the gatB gene encoding Asp-tRNA(Asn)/Glu-tRNA(Gln) amidotransferase subunit GatB translates to MSMEYETVIGLEVHCQLKTNTKVWCSCDADYDNKHPNTSACPVCTGQPGALPKLNEKVLDYAIKAALALGCEINEESQFDRKNYFYPDSPKNYQITQYFKPYAENGTLKITTNSGKEAVVGIERIQIEEDTAKSIHTTSETLLNYNRASVPLIEIISKPEIKNAEEAYAYLNTLKDRLKYTKVSDVSMELGSLRCDANVSVRKKGEKELGTRTETKNLNSFKAVMRAIEYETNRQIEVIENGGRVVQETRLWDEENAVTKPMRSKEEAMDYRYFPEPDLPTLVISDERLEKVKGEMPEFADEKARRFVNEYKLHEMEAATLSSEQELAEYYEEIVNDTKEPRLAANWVLTEVLRVLKEKNISISEFNVTPKNLGKLIKLIQAKTISSKIAKDVFEILLTEDKDPEIIVKEKGLVQITDDSAIEKIVDQVLAENAQSVEDYKNGKSNALKYLVGQAMRLSKGKANPQMINEIILARLEG, encoded by the coding sequence ATGAGTATGGAATATGAAACAGTCATCGGACTGGAAGTGCATTGTCAATTAAAAACAAATACAAAAGTATGGTGTTCGTGTGATGCCGATTATGATAACAAACATCCAAATACATCGGCGTGTCCAGTGTGTACTGGTCAACCAGGAGCATTGCCAAAATTGAATGAAAAAGTGCTTGATTATGCGATAAAAGCGGCACTTGCTTTGGGATGTGAAATAAATGAGGAAAGTCAATTTGATAGAAAAAATTATTTTTATCCAGATTCGCCAAAAAATTATCAAATTACGCAATATTTTAAACCTTATGCGGAAAATGGAACTTTGAAAATTACGACAAATTCTGGAAAAGAAGCAGTTGTTGGGATTGAGAGAATTCAAATTGAGGAAGATACGGCGAAAAGTATTCACACAACTTCTGAAACATTGTTGAATTACAACAGAGCGTCTGTACCATTAATCGAGATTATTTCTAAGCCAGAAATTAAAAATGCTGAAGAGGCTTATGCGTACTTGAATACATTGAAGGATAGATTGAAATATACTAAAGTTAGTGATGTAAGTATGGAATTGGGGTCGCTTAGATGTGATGCGAATGTTTCTGTTAGAAAAAAAGGTGAAAAAGAATTGGGGACTAGAACGGAAACTAAAAACTTAAATTCGTTTAAAGCGGTTATGAGAGCCATTGAATATGAAACAAATAGACAAATTGAAGTGATTGAAAATGGTGGAAGAGTTGTTCAGGAAACTAGACTTTGGGATGAGGAAAATGCTGTAACCAAGCCAATGAGAAGCAAAGAGGAAGCTATGGATTACAGATATTTCCCTGAGCCAGATTTGCCTACACTTGTAATTTCTGACGAGAGACTTGAAAAAGTAAAAGGGGAAATGCCAGAATTTGCTGATGAAAAAGCGAGAAGATTTGTAAATGAGTATAAATTGCATGAAATGGAAGCTGCAACACTTTCTTCAGAACAAGAATTAGCTGAATATTACGAAGAAATTGTAAATGATACAAAAGAGCCAAGACTTGCGGCAAACTGGGTGTTGACAGAAGTTTTGAGAGTGTTGAAGGAAAAAAATATTTCGATTTCAGAATTTAATGTAACGCCAAAAAATTTAGGAAAATTAATTAAATTGATTCAAGCAAAAACAATTAGCTCGAAAATAGCGAAAGATGTATTTGAAATTTTATTGACAGAAGATAAAGATCCTGAAATTATCGTAAAAGAAAAAGGATTGGTTCAAATTACTGATGACAGTGCGATTGAGAAAATTGTTGATCAAGTGTTGGCTGAAAATGCACAATCGGTGGAAGATTACAAAAATGGTAAGAGCAATGCATTGAAATATCTTGTTGGACAAGCAATGAGATTGTCTAAAGGTAAGGCTAATCCTCAAATGATTAATGAAATAATTTTAGCTAGACTAGAAGGTTAA
- the gatC gene encoding Asp-tRNA(Asn)/Glu-tRNA(Gln) amidotransferase subunit GatC — MLSKEDVLKIAALSKLEFSENEIEKFRVDLNKIFDHMEELNSVDTSEVEPLFNVLDLKDVLRKDVVKDSGIKKEILENAPNSDEEFIIVPKVVGENADN; from the coding sequence ATGTTAAGCAAAGAAGATGTACTGAAAATAGCAGCGCTTTCAAAGCTAGAATTTTCAGAAAATGAAATTGAAAAATTTAGAGTGGATTTGAATAAAATTTTTGACCATATGGAAGAGTTGAATAGTGTGGATACGAGTGAGGTTGAGCCACTTTTTAATGTGCTTGATTTGAAGGATGTATTGAGAAAAGATGTTGTTAAGGATAGTGGAATTAAGAAAGAGATCTTGGAAAATGCACCAAATAGCGATGAGGAATTTATAATTGTTCCAAAAGTTGTGGGAGAAAATGCGGATAATTAG
- a CDS encoding DpnII family type II restriction endonuclease — MTIIKKGTVKPFLKWAGGKGQLIDEIEKIYPFDKKINKYAEPFIGGGAVLFDILNKFELEKIYISDVNKELVNCYVAIKENVHELIKKLKKLEDEFLVRVKKDRKIYYYEKREKFNKLKLENNNEKINRAALMIFLNRTCFNGLYRVNKKGLFNVPMGDYKNPKICDEENLINVSNKLRNVEIIYGDYRKSYDFIDENTFVYFDPPYRPLNQTSSFTSYTEYIFGDKEQIELSEYFRLLNKKGAKLLLSNSDPKNVDINDEFFDNLYKEFDIKRIEASRAINSKGSKRGKVTEILVNNVEGIKRYTMEKRDFNKWLKSFRKSIATYGYYTDFDKVFENVNNIRIELNILNSLIGSKNIKEDFENIIEKYPDTLKCIPILLAVRKKEIYVIDIDGEYIYSFKKRNYPVEQYSEFMEKTGLFRLLKNHIINNLFDYVTGVETGLDSNGRKNRGGHIMEDLVESFIKSSGFKRDKDYFKEMTISEIENRWNVDLSVISNTGKTEKRFDFVIKTDSQIYVIETNFYASNGSKLNETARSYKTITKEVETIEGVTFVWFTDGKGWESARNNLEETFDILEHLYSINDLENGIIAKIIK, encoded by the coding sequence GTGACAATAATAAAAAAAGGAACTGTAAAACCATTTCTTAAATGGGCAGGAGGAAAAGGACAGTTAATTGATGAAATTGAAAAAATTTATCCGTTTGATAAAAAGATTAATAAATATGCAGAGCCATTTATTGGTGGTGGTGCAGTTTTATTTGATATTTTGAATAAATTTGAATTAGAAAAAATATATATCAGTGATGTTAATAAAGAGTTAGTGAATTGTTACGTAGCTATAAAAGAAAATGTTCATGAATTAATAAAAAAGTTAAAAAAACTTGAAGATGAATTTCTAGTTAGAGTAAAAAAAGATAGAAAAATTTATTATTATGAAAAAAGAGAAAAATTTAATAAATTAAAATTAGAAAATAATAATGAAAAAATCAATAGAGCAGCATTAATGATATTTTTAAATAGAACTTGCTTTAATGGACTTTATAGAGTGAATAAAAAAGGATTGTTCAATGTTCCAATGGGAGATTATAAAAATCCTAAAATATGTGATGAAGAAAATTTAATTAATGTATCAAATAAGTTGAGAAATGTTGAAATTATTTATGGTGATTATAGAAAATCTTATGATTTTATTGATGAAAATACATTTGTTTATTTTGATCCACCATATAGACCTCTTAATCAAACTTCATCTTTTACATCGTATACAGAGTATATTTTTGGAGATAAAGAGCAAATTGAACTTTCTGAATATTTTAGATTACTAAATAAAAAGGGAGCGAAATTGTTACTTAGTAATTCTGATCCTAAAAATGTGGACATCAATGATGAATTTTTTGATAATTTATATAAAGAATTTGATATAAAAAGGATTGAAGCGAGTAGAGCGATTAATAGTAAGGGGAGTAAAAGAGGGAAAGTGACAGAAATTTTAGTAAATAATGTGGAAGGAATTAAAAGATATACTATGGAAAAAAGAGATTTTAATAAGTGGTTAAAAAGTTTTCGTAAGAGTATTGCTACTTATGGATATTATACAGATTTTGATAAAGTTTTTGAAAATGTTAATAATATAAGAATAGAGTTGAATATTTTAAATTCTTTGATTGGTTCGAAAAATATAAAGGAAGATTTTGAAAATATAATAGAAAAATATCCGGATACATTAAAATGTATTCCTATTTTGTTAGCAGTAAGAAAAAAAGAGATTTATGTTATTGATATTGATGGAGAATATATTTATTCTTTTAAAAAGAGAAATTATCCTGTGGAACAATATTCTGAATTTATGGAAAAAACAGGATTATTTAGATTATTAAAAAATCATATTATTAATAATTTGTTTGATTATGTTACAGGTGTTGAAACAGGATTAGATTCTAATGGTAGAAAAAATCGTGGTGGACATATTATGGAAGATTTAGTTGAAAGTTTTATAAAAAGTTCAGGATTTAAGAGAGATAAAGATTATTTTAAAGAGATGACAATTAGTGAAATTGAAAATAGATGGAATGTTGATTTATCTGTGATTTCAAATACAGGAAAGACTGAAAAAAGATTTGATTTTGTAATAAAAACAGACAGCCAAATATATGTTATAGAAACAAATTTTTATGCTTCAAATGGTTCAAAATTAAATGAAACAGCAAGAAGTTATAAGACTATCACAAAAGAAGTTGAAACCATTGAAGGGGTTACATTTGTGTGGTTTACTGATGGTAAAGGATGGGAAAGTGCTAGAAATAATCTTGAAGAAACATTTGATATATTGGAGCATCTTTATAGCATTAATGATTTGGAAAATGGAATTATTGCTAAAATAATAAAATAA
- a CDS encoding penicillin-binding transpeptidase domain-containing protein: MKEGKKKNNIIDRAKSNMEKNRKEQKVEKFFGVLLKYLNTFRGRFGLLVLFTTIGFAVIIGRVYQLQTKGGEKYRKQGEKQYTSLSFIKAKRGRIATSDGQVLAYDNEEFIVNLDPSLIEEKNIDEVLRMLKKYIPELEVEKYKSEYLQDKQLQKKYLKIEHIIPYNTKIAIEAEVETDIKSAKDKVKKKEGYKRKFKGVTFETLFTRNYIQDNIFQEIIGYVSNENKGVYGIEKYYDKELSGKTGITTGLRKIPKALQGIMKLGNIKKSEDRKEEEGDNLVLTIDSFLQDALNNELEAAYVKYNASSTMGILMEVETGKVLAMSSYPKAEDKADIKNRTITDYFEPGSIFKPITVAIGLETKVINENTRLVSEGSIKVADKILREHDNKVMGILTLADAIAKSSNVVMVKIEKMINKDLFLKYLINLGLGTKTGIDTYFEMAKGLAEAKKIGIVERATMSYGQGISMTQIQILTALNTVINNGKMMKPYLVDRIEDSKGNVIKQVKPVMVRKVFSDEVSRLNRKYMEASVNRGTSGGAYIPGYRVGGKTGTAKKAKNGIYVDNLYVSSFFGFFPVDKPKYAVLITINEPKGKSYYGGEVALPSARNVLQKLIDYKRIQPDGKVKTIDIKDAGVVQEEKKKDLGKIKQDFDKNIMPDLTGISLREFLSIYPQGKFSDYGVTGSGVVISQFPERGTKLDKNSKIQIILE, from the coding sequence ATGAAAGAGGGCAAGAAAAAAAATAATATTATTGACAGAGCAAAGTCAAATATGGAAAAAAATAGAAAAGAACAAAAAGTTGAGAAATTTTTTGGAGTATTGTTAAAATATTTAAATACATTCAGAGGAAGATTTGGACTTTTAGTATTATTTACAACAATAGGATTTGCAGTAATAATTGGAAGAGTGTACCAGCTTCAGACTAAAGGTGGAGAAAAGTATCGGAAACAAGGTGAAAAGCAGTATACTTCCTTAAGTTTTATAAAGGCTAAAAGAGGGAGAATAGCGACAAGTGATGGACAAGTATTGGCTTATGACAATGAAGAGTTTATTGTTAATCTGGATCCTAGCTTGATTGAGGAGAAAAATATTGATGAAGTGCTGAGAATGTTAAAAAAATATATTCCTGAACTGGAAGTTGAAAAATATAAAAGCGAATATTTACAAGATAAGCAGCTTCAGAAAAAATATTTGAAAATTGAACATATAATTCCCTATAACACAAAAATAGCCATTGAAGCGGAAGTTGAAACTGATATTAAATCTGCAAAGGATAAGGTGAAAAAAAAGGAAGGATATAAAAGGAAGTTTAAAGGGGTAACATTTGAAACTTTATTTACAAGAAATTATATTCAAGATAATATTTTTCAGGAAATTATTGGATATGTGAGCAATGAAAATAAGGGGGTTTATGGAATTGAGAAATATTATGACAAGGAACTTTCAGGGAAAACAGGTATTACAACTGGACTTAGAAAAATACCTAAGGCTTTGCAGGGGATTATGAAACTTGGGAATATAAAGAAATCCGAAGACAGAAAAGAAGAAGAAGGAGATAATCTTGTACTTACAATTGACAGTTTTTTACAAGATGCTCTTAATAATGAACTGGAAGCCGCTTATGTAAAATATAATGCATCTTCCACAATGGGAATTTTAATGGAAGTAGAAACTGGAAAAGTGCTTGCGATGTCATCGTATCCAAAGGCAGAAGATAAAGCCGATATAAAGAATAGGACAATTACAGATTATTTTGAGCCTGGTTCAATATTTAAGCCTATAACGGTTGCAATAGGGCTTGAAACGAAGGTGATTAATGAAAATACGAGACTTGTTTCAGAAGGTTCGATCAAGGTTGCCGATAAGATTCTTAGGGAGCATGATAATAAAGTAATGGGAATTTTAACCTTGGCAGATGCAATTGCAAAATCTTCAAATGTGGTAATGGTAAAAATTGAAAAAATGATAAATAAGGATCTTTTCCTTAAATATTTAATAAATCTTGGTCTTGGGACAAAAACAGGCATAGATACGTATTTTGAAATGGCAAAAGGTTTGGCTGAGGCAAAAAAAATAGGAATTGTAGAAAGGGCGACCATGTCTTATGGTCAAGGAATTTCAATGACGCAAATTCAGATATTGACAGCCTTGAATACAGTTATTAATAATGGTAAAATGATGAAACCCTACCTAGTTGACAGAATAGAAGACAGTAAAGGAAATGTAATTAAGCAAGTTAAGCCTGTCATGGTGAGAAAAGTCTTCAGTGATGAAGTTTCAAGATTGAACAGAAAATATATGGAAGCAAGTGTAAACCGTGGAACCAGTGGAGGAGCCTATATTCCTGGTTATCGTGTCGGTGGTAAGACAGGAACTGCCAAAAAGGCTAAAAATGGGATATATGTAGATAATTTATATGTAAGTTCATTTTTTGGCTTCTTTCCGGTAGATAAGCCTAAATATGCAGTATTAATAACAATCAACGAACCTAAAGGAAAAAGTTATTATGGTGGTGAAGTTGCCTTGCCGTCAGCGAGAAATGTACTGCAAAAATTGATAGACTATAAAAGAATACAGCCAGATGGAAAAGTTAAAACTATAGATATTAAAGATGCTGGAGTTGTTCAAGAGGAAAAGAAAAAAGATCTAGGAAAGATAAAACAAGATTTTGATAAAAATATTATGCCAGACTTGACAGGAATAAGTTTAAGGGAATTTTTATCTATTTATCCTCAAGGAAAATTTTCAGATTATGGAGTTACTGGAAGCGGAGTAGTTATTTCTCAGTTTCCTGAAAGAGGGACTAAACTGGATAAAAATTCCAAGATACAGATAATATTGGAGTAA